Proteins co-encoded in one Malus domestica chromosome 09, GDT2T_hap1 genomic window:
- the LOC103424153 gene encoding uncharacterized protein: protein MADALPSSSTLSLLTLPSLPPQNPTRPLQHSCFISTARKRDLVRCKAKKKISLADQILDYIEGGPKLRKWYGAPELLPKDGSADEEDEDEFTEGEELRDAVLVTDGDSEMGQMVILSLIVKRARIKALVKDKRVALEAFGTYVESMAGDSKDKPFLKRVLRGVSTVICPNEGFLSTVGSLKGVKHIILLSQLSVYKGANGIQALMKSNARKLAEQDESIMVASGIPYTVIRAGSLQNSPGGTQGFSFEQGSAAKGTLSKEDAAFICAEAVGVVPQRGFIFEVVNGDEKVSDWKEFLNAMLKKSEEQPQ from the exons ATGGCGGATGCACTTCCTTCTTCGTCAACTCTCTCTTTACTCACTCTACCCAGCTTGCCTCCTCAAAACCCAACTAGACCACTGCAGCATTCTTGTTTCATCTCTACCGCCCGAAAGCGTGATCTTGTTCGATGCAAGGCCAAGAAGAAAATAAGCTTGGCAGACCAAATTCTTGATTACATCGAGG GGGGTCCCAAGTTAAGGAAATGGTATGGGGCACCTGAGCTTCTACCGAAAGATGGATCcgcagatgaagaagatgaggatgaATTCACAG AAGGAGAAGAACTCAGGGATGCTGTATTGGTAACTGATGGAGATAGTGAGATGGGACAG ATGGTAATATTGTCATTGATCGTCAAAAGAGCTAGAATAAAAGCGCTGGTGAAGGATAAGCGGGTAGCACTTGAAGCGTTTGGGACTTATGTTGAG TCAATGGCCGGAGATTCAAAGGACAAGCCGTTCCTAAAGAGAGTTCTACGAGGAGTTTCCACAGTAATATGCCCAAAT GAAGGTTTCTTATCTACCGTTGGGAGCTTGAAAGGGGTAAAACATATAATCCTCTTATCTCAg TTGTCCGTCTACAAAGGTGCCAATGGCATTCAAGCTCTCATGAAAAGCAATGCAAGAAAATTGGCTGAGCAAGATGAATCAATAATGGTGGCCTCTGGAATCCCTTACACCGTGATCAGAGCTGGCTCGTTACAAAATTCTCCTGGTGGAACTCAAGGTTTTAGCTTTGAACAG GGAAGTGCAGCAAAAGGAACCCTTAGCAAGGAGGATGCAGCCTTTATTTGTGCAGAAGCAGTTGGTGTAGTCCCTCAGAGAGGATTCATATTTGAG GTGGTGAATGGAGACGAAAAGGTTTCAGATTGGAAAGAGTTTTTGAACGCAATGCTGAAGAAGTCAGAAGAGCAACCTCAGTAA